The candidate division WOR-3 bacterium nucleotide sequence GCAACATACAAAAGACTCTTGGGCACGGAATGCGTGTGGGGTCTAAGTCGTGTTCCTTCACCGGCAACAGGTATTACGACGTTCACATTTAATGATAACACAGATTTCTTGTCATGTCAACTACATGCAGCAGCGGCAAGCACTGTCAACATCCGTAATATTTGCGTTATTCTTTTCGGGATTAAAATGTGGTATGACAGATCGGTTTTTGTCCAACTTTGAAGGTATTAGTAACAGTATCGATATATTGCTGGTTTGAGATCTCGGTCAAACCGTACTGATACAGACTGCCGTAATCTACCGAGCCAACCAATAGAGAAGAAAAATCAGAGACATCAAGAGAAACTTCAACGTCGTAGTTACCGCCTTTCTTTATTGAAGCACGACCATCATCAAATTCCAGAATGACTGAGCCGCTATTTTTCTTCAAGAAACTATCGTGTATTGATAACTTCAGACGATAGCTTTGACGTCCAAACTGATGGTTTGCGAGAACCCTGAATATGCCCATGATGTCAATCACTCGGTACATTATACCGACGCCCTGAGTATTCGTCTGATGTCCGATCAAGGGAATTATGTTCTCTGAACCATCGCGCGGGTCTTTGACAAGGAAATGTACCATATCATCCTGAGTTGGGAATACTATTTGAGGTACCTGGTCTGATTGTGTACGAAGAAACGCAAGGAGTTCGTGCAGAACATCTCTGTTTTCGTAGATCAATCTTCGGATGAGAATGTAGTTATTGAGTATATTCTCATCATTGGCCTTTTTGAATACGAATGACAGATAGCCCAGAATTCTACTACTCTTCTCGTATACAACCGTCTTCGCCGCCGGATTCTTGAAAAAACTTAGCAGTTCATGCTTCTTGAGTTCGAACATACCGTGATGTTTTTTACAGAAGCGATCATTACATTCTTTGAAAGCTCTTCTGTCCCCCGGAGCTAAGTACCGCAAGTGCTCACGTGAACCGCCTGAAGGCAGGTCCACCGGCTGAATTCTGTAGAGGTTCAACTTGGTGCCGTAACCAAAACCCATCTTCCTGTAGAAATCCGGACGGAATGGGTAGAGCGCAACCATCGATGATTTCTTCCGTAGATACAGATCGAGAAAATACAATATTAAATCCCTGCACACTTTTTCTTTTTTATGCAGGAGGTCAACGGCGACAAGGCCAACCCCACCGACCATGGTTTTAATAGAGAAGAAATTCATGTCGAAATCGTAGGTACGCATGCCCCCAACCAGCTTGTGGTTACGGTACAAGCCATAATGTGCGATTGTAGGATCTTTTGACAACATGACGAGCCGCTGCCGCATCTTCTTGCGCTCCTCATCTGTCGTTATGCTGAATCCAGGATATGCATTCCCGACAATGGATATAAAATCATCCAGGTCGCTCAGTGGTATTTTCTTGATCTTGCTTGACATGATCTTCCTCTTCATATTTGCCGCACTACAAAGTCGCCGCGAAATCTCCCAGGTCACTGTGAAGGGCGATTGAGTCAACTTTGATGCTCGGGTCGATCCGTGTTATCAGGTCCCGAAGAATCTTGCTGGGTCCGATCTCCAGAAATAATTTGTTCTCCGTCTTAAGATTATTGATCGCATCAACCCAGTTCACGCGGGAAAGCATCTGCCGTTTCAGCGAATCTTTGATTTTAACCGGTGCTTCAAGAATACTCTGGTCAACAACCGAGTAGAACTTACGCTGCGGCTTCTTGAATTCAACACCGTCCAGGTATGTAGCGAACTCTGCAGCAGCGTCTTCCAGATAAGGACTATGCCATGCTCCTCCGATACCGAGTGGAATGGCGCGCCCGTGTTTTTCTGCTACACTTTGCGCGACTTTCTGTATCGCCGCCTGGGAACCTGAAACAACGATCTGATTCGGGGCGTTGATGTTGGCCACAACAACCGGTTCTGAAATCTCTTCCGTTGCTTGCTGGCACATTTTCTCAAGGTCGGACAGACCAATGTTCAATACCGCCATCATCGCGCCTTGCCCCCCGCCGGCCTCCATGACTTCACCGCGCTTCATTATCATTTTGACTCCATCATTCAAAGATGTGATACCTGTGTAGACGATAGCCGTTGCCTCCCCGAGACTGTGACCTAGCGACACCTTTCCCTCCACACCGAGATCTTTGAGAACCTCAGCATACGCGAGTGAGATGACGCTTATTGCGGGCTGTGCGATACTGGTACGACCTGCAGTGGCGTTGGACTTATCACCCCAGAGGTACTCTGTCAAATCATATCCCAGTATCTCACTACACTCATCCACAAGGTTCCTGGCCATGGAATATTTTGCACAAAGTTCCTTGCCAATACCGGAACGGAATGCACCCTGGCCATCAAATGCGAAAATGATATCTTTCATAATACCTCCTGGCATCACTGATTGGCGATGATCACAATGCCTGTTGCCAAGTCAGTTGTATGACTTATGCTGACGAAGATACTATTTGCGCCCAGTGATTCAGTGATTTCTTTTGCCCTGCCGGCTAACTTTATGTACGGCGCTCCGGATGGTTCATTCAGTACAATGACATCACTGAACGTGACGCCACGACGCCACCCGCTCTTTATCGCCTTGAAAAATGCCTCCTTTACTGCGAACCTACCAGCCAGCTCTTGATAACGGAACTCACCCTTTGGATTCGTCTTTATTTCCTCGGGAGTGTATATTCTTTTCAGAAAATTCTTTCTCTTATTTACTGCCGACTTGATCCTCTCTACTTCCACGATGTCTATGCCAATACCGATTATTGGCATATCAATCTTTTTCCTCCACAATACCTGTCATAGCCGGGCATTTGATGAAAACCCGCTGATACTGCCGACCGATGGTCGCCTCTTCCACGTAGTATCCACCGATTTCAATACGATATTCCCCTATCGTCCCCACCAAAATGCCCCGGTCACTCTCATACCAGCGCACCGCACGTTTTTTCATGTTTACCGCGCAAATAATATTCAACTCGCCCGGGATTGTCGACATCAGGTCAGTGTTTGACGGTACAACTGTTGCGGGGCTCTTACCAAACATCGTATGCGAATGAAAGTCACCAACGAATTCGAGTCCCTGTCCTTGAGAAACCTTGCTGAGAATATCGTTGATCCTGGTAACCCTGTCCATATCAACCGTAGCATGTACATAACCACTCTCTGCCGTCTGGTAAGGAATAGCATATTCAACCATATATTTGTTCTCACCCTTGAAGCCCACAAGATAGCCGATCGTCTCCTTTCTGAAAACCTCAACCGACGATGAAACAATTGTCAGAAATGCCGGGAAACTCAAGAAAGCAGTCACCGGTTCTTCTTTTATCTCTTTTTTATGTTTTCTTTTCTTCTTGTCTTTTGAAGCCATCAATGAATCTCCTTATGCGCATTAGACATTTTTCCTTGCCTATGATTTCCATTGTCTCAAAGAGCCCAGGACCACCCTGCTTGCCGGTAACAGAAAAACGCAATGGATGAATTATTTGGCGTGCTTTGATTTTGCTGGCATCAGCAAAATCTCGAACGCTTTCTTCGATTTCCTGGGCAGTATATTTGTCTATCTTTTCGAGATGCGGGAGAAAAGCACGCAGCAAAGTGAGCGTCTCCGTGGTATGATGTTTGCTCAAACCATCTTCATCAAAGTCAAAATCATCAACAAAGAAATAAGCTGCCGCTTCTCTGAAATCTACCAGAGTTTTCAAGCGTAATTTTACCAGCCCACAAACCTTTGTCAGATATCCCTTCTTTTCTTCTATCTCATCTGCACTCAAGAAACCCGATTTTAGAATAGCCGGGCGTAACTGCTCACACAGGTCCTCGTCTGACATCGCGTAGATATACTGTCCATTCATCCACTCCAACTTCTGTTCATCGAATACTGCGTTCGATGAACTTATGCGGTCCAAGCTAAAGGATTTAATAATATCATCGGTGCTCATTACTTCCCTGTCATCTCCGGGTGACCATCCCAGCAATGCGAGGTAGTTCAAAACGGCGCCGGAGATGTAGCCTTTCTCTTTATAACTCATTAAAGACGCTGCACCATGCCGTTTTGACAACTTGCTTTTATCTTCGCCGAGAATTAGCGGCAGGTGTGCAAACTCCGGAAGAGGCAAACCTAGAGCATTGTAAAGCAGTATCTGTTTGGGGGTGTTTGTGATATGGTCGACCGCGCGGATCACATGAGTAATGCCCATTTCATGGTCGTCAACAACACACGCCAGATTGTAGGTCGGGATACCATTTGAACGCATGATCACAAGATCTTCAATGTCCCGGGCTTCCCGTTTTATTTCATGATGGACAATATCGTTGAAAGACACCGTTTCATCGGGGACCAAAAAGCGAACGACTCTGGGTATTTTCTGCTTCTCCTTATCAGAACGTTCGGCTGGAGAGAGGTGCAGACACCTTCGATCATACTGCCAATCTTCTTTCCGTTTGTAGGCAGCCTGTTTTTCTCGTTCAAGGTCTTCAGGGTCACAGTAACAATGATAGGCTCTACCGTCGTCGAGCAACGACTGCACGTATTTCTCGTAGATCGATATTCTTTCTGACTGGAAAAAGGGACCCTCGTCCCAATCGATGCCCAGCCATTTCAACCCGTCAAGAATAACACTGATCATTTTTTCTGACGAACGGACGACATCGGTATCCTCAACACGCAGGATAAACTTGCCTCCATGGTGCCGGGCAAAAAGCCAATTATACAATGCCGTACGGGCACTACCGACGTGGAAAAAACCGGTAGGGCTTGGTGCTATTCTGACCCTCATTTCTTTTGTCATACTATATCCCGTTCCTTTTATCGCTGTAATCTTATTTTGGTATCACTGTAATCTACCCCGCACTTTTGTGGTCACAATAAGGCTCTATTGAATTCTTCTTTTCAATTGACCGAACGCTTCTTTGCCGTAGTGCCATCACCGTAATCTATCCCGCACCTTTCGGGGCATAACAAGGCTGTACAATAGCCGTCTTTTCAATTGACCCAATGCTTTCCCGTGCTGCTTCAATCTTTTCTCTCTTATATTGCATCCTTCCGCGCCTTGTATGCTTCATAATATAAAAGCTCCCACACTTTTCCTCCGCGATTATGTTCACCGAATCGCCTCTTGAGATTGTTGGAATAACCAACATAGATTTCGTTATCTTTGCATTTCCTTAGAAGATACACGTAGTACATAATGCTTGCACCATGAAAAATCTCATATGCCCCGAAAGGTGCGGGACGGAGAGGGGGAGATTCGAACTCCCGTCCCATCTTTCGACGAGAAACCGCTTAGCAAGCGGGTGCCTTCGACCGCTCGGCCACCTCTCCATCAACGATTGTTACCACACACCCCGAAAGGTGTGGAACACAACAAGGCTATGCTCAATCCGGCGCCTCAAACCTATCACACAAATTCCGAAAAACCATCGCTGTAATCATTTCGAGCCAAGCTCGAACGGAGAGCGGGGGATTCGAACCCCCATGGGATTGCTCCCGGCGGATTTCAAGTCCGCTGCCTTACCAGTTAGGACTAGCTCTCCAATGCAGCAGTATCATCATAATCTAAGATACTATTCTATGATTATACACGGCAAGTAATGCTTGTCAACTTTGTAAGCTTGACGATGGGTAAATGCTAAGTATAATCAATAAGATTTAGGATTTCGAAATTCGTGCTTCTTATTTGAGCAAGCTCGACAGGGCTTGCTATTGGGGGATCGTTCAATGGTAGGACGGTTGACTCTGGATCAACTAATCGGGGTTCGACTCCCTGTCCCCCAGTATCTGAAAACAAGGCTCGGGGCCGCGTACGGCCCCGAGCCCGTGCTTTTTATGAAACGTATAGGCCAGTTTTAATTGAGCTTTATGATCTTCCTGGTTGTCTGCTGCCCGCCGGCCTTGATATCCGCAAAATAAATACCCTGCGGAATCTTGTAGTCAGTCTGCCAGATAACACTACCTTGCCCGGCAATCTCCTCAACAAGCGAACCGGTAACGTCGTAAATCCTTATGTTCATATTATCGGTGGACCGTGACGAGAAACTGACAGAACCGTGAAATGGATTCGGAGAAACGGTAATATTGGTAACCAGGTTCTCCGTAACCTCACTCACACCAACCGGCGCGCTCACCTCGTTACTCAAACGCGACTCGGTCACTGCATGTATCTGAGCAGTAACACAATAATAGTAGTCACCCGTACCCGGAACATCAGCGTAGACAAGTTCTGCAACAACTTCTTCATTAATCTTGTCATAAGGACCGCCGCTAACATCGCTGCGGTACACATTGTAGCCAGCAATATCCGGTTCAGCGTTCGCGTCCCAGGACAACGAAACCGTGTCACCACTCACATCTGCAACGAGATTCTCAGGCGGCAGCGGGTGTACCCATCCGGTATTCCAGTTATCATGGAAGAACGTGCCCCAATCAACAAGGTAATTCCTCAATGACACGCCCTCAATGGTCCACAGATTCACCGTTCCATCGGCGACCAGCAGAGCGATTTCTATATCACCATCCGCATCGACGTCCGCGACCGAAGCACTGTTCACATAGACGTTTGTCGCAGTTTGAATTGGCCAATCATCCACGACTGTTCCGTCTCCATGAAAAGCCAGAAGATAGCCAGGATTGACGTTCTCACCAACGATCACTTCACGGTCGCCATCATCGTCAAGATCAAAGACAATTGGTGAGCACTCATTATTGTAAACTTCAACCGGCCATCCGCCGACTTGCCCACCAGTATGATGCCGAGCAAGGAAGCCGTTATAGCTCTCATGCCCGCCGCCGAATATCTCATAATCACCGTCGCCATCAATATCTCCGGTGACCGGCGTAACATATGACTGGGGTCCGGGGTATGCTTTTGGCCAGCCG carries:
- a CDS encoding GIY-YIG nuclease family protein, translated to MYYVYLLRKCKDNEIYVGYSNNLKRRFGEHNRGGKVWELLYYEAYKARKDAI
- a CDS encoding ACP S-malonyltransferase, translated to MKDIIFAFDGQGAFRSGIGKELCAKYSMARNLVDECSEILGYDLTEYLWGDKSNATAGRTSIAQPAISVISLAYAEVLKDLGVEGKVSLGHSLGEATAIVYTGITSLNDGVKMIMKRGEVMEAGGGQGAMMAVLNIGLSDLEKMCQQATEEISEPVVVANINAPNQIVVSGSQAAIQKVAQSVAEKHGRAIPLGIGGAWHSPYLEDAAAEFATYLDGVEFKKPQRKFYSVVDQSILEAPVKIKDSLKRQMLSRVNWVDAINNLKTENKLFLEIGPSKILRDLITRIDPSIKVDSIALHSDLGDFAATL
- a CDS encoding GNAT family N-acetyltransferase, which translates into the protein MSSKIKKIPLSDLDDFISIVGNAYPGFSITTDEERKKMRQRLVMLSKDPTIAHYGLYRNHKLVGGMRTYDFDMNFFSIKTMVGGVGLVAVDLLHKKEKVCRDLILYFLDLYLRKKSSMVALYPFRPDFYRKMGFGYGTKLNLYRIQPVDLPSGGSREHLRYLAPGDRRAFKECNDRFCKKHHGMFELKKHELLSFFKNPAAKTVVYEKSSRILGYLSFVFKKANDENILNNYILIRRLIYENRDVLHELLAFLRTQSDQVPQIVFPTQDDMVHFLVKDPRDGSENIIPLIGHQTNTQGVGIMYRVIDIMGIFRVLANHQFGRQSYRLKLSIHDSFLKKNSGSVILEFDDGRASIKKGGNYDVEVSLDVSDFSSLLVGSVDYGSLYQYGLTEISNQQYIDTVTNTFKVGQKPICHTTF
- the gltX gene encoding glutamate--tRNA ligase, with protein sequence MTKEMRVRIAPSPTGFFHVGSARTALYNWLFARHHGGKFILRVEDTDVVRSSEKMISVILDGLKWLGIDWDEGPFFQSERISIYEKYVQSLLDDGRAYHCYCDPEDLEREKQAAYKRKEDWQYDRRCLHLSPAERSDKEKQKIPRVVRFLVPDETVSFNDIVHHEIKREARDIEDLVIMRSNGIPTYNLACVVDDHEMGITHVIRAVDHITNTPKQILLYNALGLPLPEFAHLPLILGEDKSKLSKRHGAASLMSYKEKGYISGAVLNYLALLGWSPGDDREVMSTDDIIKSFSLDRISSSNAVFDEQKLEWMNGQYIYAMSDEDLCEQLRPAILKSGFLSADEIEEKKGYLTKVCGLVKLRLKTLVDFREAAAYFFVDDFDFDEDGLSKHHTTETLTLLRAFLPHLEKIDKYTAQEIEESVRDFADASKIKARQIIHPLRFSVTGKQGGPGLFETMEIIGKEKCLMRIRRFIDGFKRQEEKKT
- a CDS encoding T9SS type A sorting domain-containing protein — translated: MSIVIMSLLLVFSTTQADISRTNLDDSYTIGEQSHHKTYPARTPPEQMPGWPKQMPAAAFFAPSGVVLADINEDGYCEVLTGTTSNAFYIWDYQGNLLTGWPKTGIEEIQTKAAVADIDTSFPGLEIIVPGRANTLYAWHNDGTNVPGWPQIVGETSGFKSAVIFDIDGDGDLEVILGQRYYPEGRVRVFHHDGTPFAGWPKVVDYMCVSTPSVGDIDNDGVIEICAVSFNSVYVWDKDGNDEPGWPKLNIAGGVIGGGISYAQPVLCDITGDGNGDVLVATYTDYCDSVKVWQYDGSGYAGWPKAYPGPQSYVTPVTGDIDGDGDYEIFGGGHESYNGFLARHHTGGQVGGWPVEVYNNECSPIVFDLDDDGDREVIVGENVNPGYLLAFHGDGTVVDDWPIQTATNVYVNSASVADVDADGDIEIALLVADGTVNLWTIEGVSLRNYLVDWGTFFHDNWNTGWVHPLPPENLVADVSGDTVSLSWDANAEPDIAGYNVYRSDVSGGPYDKINEEVVAELVYADVPGTGDYYYCVTAQIHAVTESRLSNEVSAPVGVSEVTENLVTNITVSPNPFHGSVSFSSRSTDNMNIRIYDVTGSLVEEIAGQGSVIWQTDYKIPQGIYFADIKAGGQQTTRKIIKLN
- the acpS gene encoding holo-ACP synthase, with amino-acid sequence MPIIGIGIDIVEVERIKSAVNKRKNFLKRIYTPEEIKTNPKGEFRYQELAGRFAVKEAFFKAIKSGWRRGVTFSDVIVLNEPSGAPYIKLAGRAKEITESLGANSIFVSISHTTDLATGIVIIANQ